The following coding sequences are from one Nilaparvata lugens isolate BPH chromosome 4, ASM1435652v1, whole genome shotgun sequence window:
- the LOC120350808 gene encoding uncharacterized protein LOC120350808, translating to MSSHLHRCHFLLWTRNQQFDFVYLAGKSGEPEISAVEEEGQVISRFFGHLYLPISGAEVDGGVYGLAMERLQHLIDLGGSFTVVVENHVQLAGVETESGGAVLLRNAGNTRKEYGKHFPSTWISRRHCLDIRRRRPGVTPDRMRVQSTAGAGAWLSVSRWFFIRATVREMGVPVSETSSTECSSDVSSSGSWATNVSSTRMQLSSTCVEDKSSSTLGWKSADAAADADGGEQSGEMSSVSDRLGLTWSFPAIVCGKIAQRKCAVNKRESVVIYKIINKKSNRNCDSFVVSEIRKKWFSNVFSDKMSQKQTHQG from the exons ATGTCGTCTCATTTGCATAGGTGTCACTTCCTTCTCTGGACAAGAAATCAGCAGTTTGATTTCGTTTACCTGGCAG GCAAGTCGGGTGAACCTGAGATTTCGGCCGTTGAAGAGGAAGGACAGGTAATCTCGAGATTCTTCGGCCACTTGTACCTGCCAATATCCGGCGCTGAGGTCGACGGTGGAGTATATGGTCTTGCCATGGAACGTCTGCAACACCTGATCGATCTGGGCGGGAGCTTCACGGTCGTCGTCGAGAATCATGTTCAGCTGGCGGGCGTCGAGACAGAGTCGGGTGGAGCCGTCCTTCTTCGAAACGCAG GTAATACCAGGAAGGAGTATGGGAAGCACTTTCCTTCGACTTGGATCTCCAGGAGGCATTGTTTAGATATTCGGAGACGACGTCCTGGTGTGACACCTGATAG GATGAGGGTCCAGTCAACGGCGGGAGCGGGTGCATGGTTATCGGTTAGCCGCTGGTTTTTTATCCGAGCAACGGTgcgagaaatgggagttcctgttTCTGAGACGTCATCGACTGAGTGCTCTTCTGATGTTTCatcctccggctcttgggctACCAACGTATCCTCCACCagaatgcagctctcctccacctgcgtcgaagataaatcatccagtacattgggatggaaatcggcggatgcggcggcagatgcggatggcggcgaacaatcgggtgagatgtcttcggtgtccgacagacttggattgacctggtcgtttcctgccatagtTTGCGGAAAAATAGCGCAACGAAAGTGTGCAGTGAataaacgtgaaagtgttgtgatatataaaataattaataagaaatccaatagaaattgtgatagcttcgtagtgagtgaaatacggaaaaagtggtttagcaatgtgttcagtgataaaatgagtcaa